In Colletotrichum higginsianum IMI 349063 chromosome 1, whole genome shotgun sequence, one genomic interval encodes:
- a CDS encoding Tim complex component tim54, which yields MADTKPTPPEAAAAPSPTPSTTTTTTTTAANPAEGYKAAKPNPVWQMMGLRGPPKRLPSRNWMIFLSLTGAISAAIIYDKREKNRATARWARAVAPLAQEPLAHPSQLPRKLTVLLEAPPGDGLRVAQDHFLEYIKPILAASGLDWEFVQGRRQGDVRAAVAEKIRRRRSREERPDVELLPTEENIRDALRQKNGIPEYEGPGGDIVIGRHTWKEYVRGLHEGWLGPLDPPPKPEEPSKPDAAEGTENTTATPATAAPGAASGTEEGAASEEKKKDEEPPKEENKPDRPPQPVPYNTTLDYPTSHLPLHIPAEFSPSDAIPFPHLLGFAGTFTRMQRFLNRRRLADDIGRQVAAACFAASREWRDDGPSSQQHPDQPYEQQRALEHEEGNWVKSVWKEAAEAPASDDEEERTKERIWTSPVVVDPRIASRMRRFEIRPEDEERARHIVVPEEEVEGWIKGSLRSLGHWGWNAIKGDKRKGPNVGEIDE from the exons ATGGCAGACACCAAaccgacgccgcccgag GCGGCCGCAGCCCCGAGTCCGACTCCCTCtaccacgaccacgaccacgaccactGCCGCAAACCCCGCCGAAGGTTACAAGGCCGCGAAACCGAACCCCGTCTGGCAGATGATGGGTCTCCGTGGCCCGCCCAAGCGCCTCCCCTCGCGCAACTGGATGATCTTCCTCTCCCTGACGGGCgccatctccgccgccatcatctaCGACAAGCGTGAGAAGAACCGCGCAACCGCCCGTTgggcccgcgccgtcgcgcCCCTCGCACAGGAGCCCCTCGCCCACCCGTCCCAGCTGCCGCGCAAGCTcaccgtcctcctcgaggcgccccccggcgacggcctgcgCGTCGCCCAGGACCACTTCCTCGAGTACATCAAgcccatcctcgccgcctccggccTCGACTGGGAGTTCGTCCAGGGCCGCCGCCAGGGCgacgtccgcgccgccgtcgccgagaagatccgccgccgcaggagCCGCGAGGAGAGGCccgacgtcgagctgctgcccACCGAGGAGAACATCCGCGACGCTCTGCGCCAGAAGAACGGCATCCCCGAGTACGAaggccccggcggcgacatcgtcatcggAAGGCACACGTGGAAGGAGTACGTCCGCGGCCTGCACGAGGGCTGGCTCGGCCCCCTTGACCCGCCgcccaagcccgaggagCCCTCGAaacccgacgccgccgagggcaccGAAAATACGACGGCGACACCTGCTACCGCTGCTCCTGGTGCTGCTTCTGGGACGGAGGAGGGCGCCGCGTcggaagaaaagaagaaggatgaAGAACCCCCCAAAGAGGAGAACAAGCCCGACCGCCCTCCCCAACCGGTCCCCTACAACACCACCCTCGACTACCCGACCTcccacctccccctccacaTCCCCGCCGAGTTCTCCCCCTCCGACGCCATCCCCTTCCCGcacctcctcggcttcgccgGTACCTTCACCCGCATGCAGCGCTTCctcaaccgccgccgcctcgccgacgacatcggccgccaggtcgccgccgcctgcttcGCCGCCTCGCGCGAGTggcgcgacgacggcccgTCGTCCCAGCAGCACCCGGATCAGCCCTACGAGCAGCAACGCGCCCTCGAGCACGAGGAGGGCAACTGGGTCAAAAGCGTGTggaaggaggccgccgaggcgcccgcctcagacgacgaggaggagcggaCCAAGGAGCGCATCTGGAcgtcgcccgtcgtcgtcgacccgcGCATCGCCTCGCGCATGCGCCGCTTCGAGATCcgccccgaggacgaggagcgcGCGCGGCACATCGTCGTGCCAgaagaggaggtcgagggctggatcaagggcagcCTGAGGTCGCTGGGCCACTGGGGATGGAATGCCATCAAGGGGGACAAGCGCAAGGGTCCCAACGTCGGCGAGATTGATGAGTGA